One part of the Acetoanaerobium sticklandii genome encodes these proteins:
- a CDS encoding bifunctional folylpolyglutamate synthase/dihydrofolate synthase, with the protein MNYEQALSYISSTYSLGIKKGTENISYLLNLLDNPQNKVKVIHVAGTNGKGSTCSFISSVLTKAGYKVGLYTSPFLEVFNERMRINGINVEDQRLADLVEIVKEKIEIMVADGRPHPTEFEVTTAVGFLYFALENVDYLVLEVGLGGRYDATNVIDNPILTIITSLSIDHVDQLGDSLAGIAFEKAGIIKNSVPLVLYPQKEEASAVIYEQAKLKNAPVYQVESSNVSISEKSLYGQKMTMNISGESFEKLAISLIGDHQSKNALTAVTALKVLRDNKLAEFTNEHLRQGLNETKWAGRLELLVKEPITIIDGAHNEDGAEVLAQAIRKYLSDYKVTLVFGMLRDKDINKVLGILLPVVDKVITARPNSDRAMTAEDLAQKVKAFEKQVEVSKNIKDAVEKASMINGEKEAVVYAGSLYMIGEVRTLINKMNDSL; encoded by the coding sequence ATGAATTATGAACAGGCACTATCTTATATATCTTCAACTTATTCTTTAGGAATAAAAAAAGGTACTGAAAATATATCTTATTTACTCAATTTACTAGATAATCCACAAAATAAAGTTAAAGTAATTCATGTTGCAGGAACAAATGGCAAGGGCTCTACGTGCTCATTTATCTCCTCTGTACTCACAAAGGCAGGGTATAAGGTGGGGCTTTATACCTCGCCTTTCCTTGAAGTTTTTAATGAAAGAATGAGAATTAACGGAATAAATGTAGAAGATCAAAGATTGGCAGATTTGGTTGAGATAGTCAAGGAAAAAATTGAAATAATGGTAGCAGATGGGAGACCTCATCCGACAGAGTTTGAAGTAACTACAGCAGTTGGATTTTTATATTTTGCACTTGAAAATGTAGATTACTTAGTTCTAGAAGTAGGACTCGGAGGAAGATATGACGCTACAAATGTCATTGATAATCCTATACTTACAATAATTACTTCGCTTAGCATAGACCATGTAGACCAGCTTGGAGATAGTCTTGCAGGAATAGCTTTTGAAAAAGCAGGAATTATTAAAAATTCAGTTCCGCTAGTATTATATCCACAAAAAGAAGAAGCATCAGCTGTGATATATGAGCAAGCAAAATTGAAAAATGCTCCAGTTTATCAAGTGGAGTCATCAAATGTGAGCATTAGTGAAAAGTCTCTTTACGGTCAAAAAATGACTATGAATATTTCAGGAGAAAGCTTTGAAAAGCTTGCTATTTCTTTAATAGGAGATCACCAAAGTAAAAATGCTCTTACGGCAGTAACTGCACTTAAGGTCCTTAGAGATAATAAATTAGCTGAGTTTACAAATGAGCATTTAAGACAAGGACTAAATGAAACAAAATGGGCTGGTAGATTAGAGCTGCTTGTAAAAGAACCAATTACTATAATTGATGGTGCTCACAATGAAGATGGAGCAGAGGTTTTAGCTCAGGCTATAAGAAAGTATTTATCTGATTACAAAGTTACTCTTGTATTTGGGATGCTTAGAGATAAGGATATAAATAAAGTACTTGGAATACTTCTTCCGGTAGTTGATAAAGTAATAACAGCTAGGCCGAACAGTGACAGAGCTATGACAGCAGAGGATTTAGCCCAAAAAGTAAAAGCGTTTGAAAAACAAGTTGAGGTTTCTAAAAATATTAAAGATGCTGTAGAAAAAGCAAGTATGATAAATGGAGAAAAAGAAGCTGTAGTATATGCCGGATCTCTTTATATGATAGGGGAAGTAAGAACCCTAATTAATAAAATGAATGATTCTCTTTAG
- a CDS encoding TIGR03905 family TSCPD domain-containing protein, producing the protein MLKYKTQGTCSREIIFDIEDNTIKSAEFVGGCPGNLIGISSLVKDMDIHEAITRLEGITCGNKTTSCPDQLSNALKEYLNASFEIA; encoded by the coding sequence ATGCTAAAATATAAAACACAAGGAACTTGCTCAAGAGAAATAATCTTCGATATAGAAGACAATACTATTAAATCTGCAGAATTCGTAGGTGGATGTCCAGGTAATCTAATTGGAATTTCATCTTTAGTTAAAGATATGGATATTCACGAGGCTATCACTAGACTTGAAGGAATCACCTGCGGAAATAAAACAACCTCATGTCCTGACCAGCTTTCCAATGCTCTTAAAGAATATCTTAATGCTAGCTTCGAAATAGCTTAA
- a CDS encoding DUF4364 family protein, with protein sequence MFEKSSEELALNKLYILYILNKMQLPLTNGQITNIFIENDLLDYFSLQEYLYQLKEAELVNLTNKNNLDYYSISEKGKIALNYFTNRIDSDKKESLDIFVHKNKENIIRDREVKAEFKKLADGQFDVKLEIIDNNRPYISISLNVPTNKTANIIAENWKNNASNLYSSIIETLIKKP encoded by the coding sequence GTGTTTGAAAAGTCATCCGAAGAACTTGCTTTAAATAAGTTATATATTCTATATATATTAAATAAAATGCAGCTTCCTCTTACTAATGGTCAAATAACAAATATATTTATTGAAAATGATTTGCTCGATTATTTTTCTCTTCAGGAGTACTTATATCAGCTTAAGGAAGCTGAGCTTGTCAACTTGACAAACAAAAACAATCTAGACTACTATTCAATTTCTGAAAAAGGAAAAATCGCGCTTAATTATTTTACTAATAGAATAGATAGTGATAAAAAAGAAAGCCTAGATATATTTGTACACAAAAACAAAGAAAATATAATAAGAGATAGAGAGGTTAAGGCAGAATTTAAAAAACTAGCTGACGGACAGTTTGATGTAAAACTAGAAATTATAGATAACAACCGTCCCTATATCAGCATATCTTTAAATGTACCTACTAACAAAACTGCCAATATAATAGCTGAAAACTGGAAAAATAACGCATCAAATTTATATAGTTCAATAATAGAAACCTTAATCAAAAAACCATAA
- a CDS encoding class I SAM-dependent methyltransferase: protein MSKMEIECIRSLKKNLAHEKDDSLEDIITVVNPSLGERVLLLGNIKNIGKYIRKMGAEVKILQCEDQALDTTNYLLNESCEFISGNIDNMPFQDEYFDKVIFLESFNSFKDEKRVLKEIVRVLKNSGQLLIKENDCNCMSYKVESIKSIIRGEYCKYYNPNELSSMLKGFGLEGTVENVNKKMYIYLGTKIS from the coding sequence ATGTCAAAAATGGAGATTGAGTGTATACGAAGTCTTAAAAAAAATCTAGCTCATGAAAAAGATGATTCTTTAGAGGATATCATTACTGTTGTGAATCCATCACTTGGTGAAAGGGTATTGCTACTTGGAAATATCAAAAATATTGGCAAATACATCAGAAAGATGGGAGCAGAGGTAAAGATACTTCAATGTGAAGATCAGGCTTTAGATACTACCAATTATTTATTAAATGAGAGCTGTGAGTTTATAAGTGGCAACATCGATAATATGCCATTTCAAGACGAATATTTCGATAAAGTAATTTTTTTGGAGAGCTTTAACAGCTTTAAAGATGAAAAAAGAGTGTTAAAAGAAATTGTAAGGGTGCTAAAAAATAGTGGTCAGCTTCTCATAAAAGAAAATGATTGTAATTGCATGTCCTATAAAGTAGAATCAATCAAATCTATCATAAGAGGAGAATATTGCAAATATTATAATCCTAATGAATTGTCTAGTATGCTCAAAGGTTTCGGTTTAGAGGGAACAGTTGAAAATGTAAACAAGAAGATGTATATTTATTTAGGAACTAAAATTTCATAA
- the hpt gene encoding hypoxanthine phosphoribosyltransferase produces the protein MDIDKKVWEVLCSEEEINQRITEMGKQISKEYEGKNLYVISLLKGSFVFTADLVRKISIPVKIGFMTTSSYGHSDTSSGKVQMKADITDDLEEYDVMVVDDIVDSGITMNFVLEHLKTKNPKSLASCVLLDKPSRRQIFMEPDYVGFTIEDKFVVGYGLNYGDYYRNIPYVFAVTNEDKE, from the coding sequence ATGGATATTGATAAAAAAGTATGGGAAGTTTTGTGTTCTGAGGAAGAAATCAATCAAAGAATTACTGAAATGGGAAAACAAATTAGCAAGGAGTATGAAGGCAAAAACCTATATGTTATTTCTTTACTAAAAGGGAGTTTTGTTTTTACAGCTGATTTAGTAAGAAAGATTTCAATTCCTGTTAAAATTGGATTTATGACTACATCGAGCTATGGACATTCAGATACTTCAAGTGGAAAAGTTCAAATGAAAGCGGATATTACTGATGATTTAGAAGAATACGATGTTATGGTAGTAGATGATATAGTAGACTCTGGAATTACTATGAATTTTGTATTAGAGCATCTAAAGACCAAGAATCCAAAGAGCCTAGCATCATGTGTTCTTTTGGATAAACCAAGCAGAAGACAAATATTTATGGAGCCAGATTATGTAGGCTTTACTATTGAAGATAAATTTGTAGTTGGTTATGGACTAAACTACGGAGATTATTACAGAAACATACCTTATGTGTTTGCTGTTACAAACGAAGATAAAGAGTAA
- a CDS encoding M20 metallopeptidase family protein has translation MNRDYIWNFNDEFISYLNSTRANLNAMPELGMQEYKTSAYIKNELDKMGYPYKSHIETSVSGMIKGLDPSKTIAFRADMDALNSNNQIKHLCGHDGHMTILLGLLNYIKTNKIIPKDNIVFIFQPAEEAPGGAQPMIENNLMTDYNIDEIYGLHIYPELKKGEIGCKKGPFLARICEIDVEILGKAAHGAAPHKGKDAILIASQFLNMVQGIISREVSPINPAVLTFGSIHGGSRRNIICDKVNLEATLRVFSDEVYDFIKARVISIAKGLELAHNCTITVNTNDDYPAVNNDEALYEQFKSLITSDESLKYIDLDYLMISEDFSYYQKEVQGLFFMLGSQNEELGHIHGLHTHEFDFEPDVLLDGIDIFLKILKSKNAI, from the coding sequence ATGAATAGAGATTATATTTGGAATTTTAATGATGAGTTCATCAGTTATCTAAACTCCACTAGAGCAAATTTAAATGCTATGCCAGAGCTAGGAATGCAGGAATATAAAACTTCTGCTTACATAAAAAATGAGCTAGACAAGATGGGATATCCATATAAAAGCCATATTGAAACTTCAGTTTCAGGGATGATTAAAGGATTAGATCCAAGTAAAACTATTGCTTTTAGAGCGGACATGGATGCTCTAAACAGCAATAATCAAATCAAGCACCTTTGTGGTCATGATGGACATATGACAATCCTTCTTGGACTACTAAATTACATAAAAACAAATAAAATAATTCCAAAAGATAATATAGTATTTATATTTCAGCCTGCGGAGGAAGCACCAGGCGGAGCTCAACCTATGATAGAAAATAACCTAATGACAGATTACAATATAGATGAAATTTACGGACTTCATATATATCCCGAGCTTAAAAAAGGAGAAATAGGCTGTAAAAAAGGTCCTTTTTTAGCAAGAATATGTGAAATAGATGTTGAAATTTTAGGAAAAGCCGCTCATGGTGCAGCGCCTCATAAAGGCAAGGATGCTATTTTAATAGCAAGTCAGTTTTTAAATATGGTACAGGGAATTATTTCAAGAGAAGTCAGCCCTATAAATCCAGCCGTATTGACATTTGGAAGTATTCATGGCGGAAGCAGACGAAATATCATATGTGATAAAGTAAATCTAGAAGCTACTCTTAGAGTTTTTTCAGATGAAGTATATGACTTTATCAAAGCTAGAGTTATAAGTATAGCAAAAGGCTTAGAATTAGCTCATAATTGTACTATAACTGTAAATACAAATGACGACTATCCTGCAGTAAATAACGATGAAGCTCTTTATGAGCAGTTCAAAAGCCTTATTACTTCTGACGAATCACTTAAATATATAGACTTGGATTATTTGATGATATCTGAAGATTTTTCATATTACCAAAAGGAAGTCCAAGGTCTGTTTTTCATGCTAGGAAGCCAGAATGAGGAGCTTGGTCATATTCATGGACTTCACACTCATGAATTCGATTTTGAACCAGACGTGCTTTTAGATGGAATTGATATCTTTCTAAAAATACTAAAGTCAAAAAATGCTATTTAG
- a CDS encoding Crp/Fnr family transcriptional regulator, protein MKTIIKKLEGLSLIDTVSDKDLEYYLKSGQLKLVKYKKNSIIHFDSEQCLKVEILVSGRVVVNRIDEDGNLLNVTEFIRDDLIGGNLIFSKNPYYPMTVETHTDSELLEIDKKLLFMLLSENVNFLRIFLELISDNAMMLGDKIKHYVSKTIRQSLLSYFDYESKKQNTNIIKLNITKKALAEKIGVSRTSISRELAKMKAEALIDYSKNQIKLLYLDSK, encoded by the coding sequence ATGAAAACAATTATAAAAAAATTAGAGGGGCTTTCACTTATAGATACTGTTTCTGATAAGGATCTAGAATATTACTTAAAATCCGGGCAGCTAAAGCTAGTCAAATATAAAAAAAATAGCATAATTCACTTTGATTCTGAACAGTGCTTAAAGGTTGAAATACTAGTATCTGGCAGAGTAGTTGTAAATAGAATAGACGAGGATGGGAATTTACTGAATGTGACTGAGTTTATAAGAGATGATTTAATAGGAGGAAATTTGATTTTTTCTAAAAATCCTTATTATCCTATGACTGTAGAAACTCATACAGATTCTGAGCTTCTAGAAATAGATAAAAAGCTTTTGTTTATGCTTTTATCTGAAAATGTAAACTTTCTAAGAATATTCTTAGAGCTTATATCAGACAATGCAATGATGCTTGGTGATAAAATCAAACATTATGTAAGTAAGACTATAAGACAAAGCTTATTAAGCTATTTTGACTACGAATCTAAAAAGCAAAATACCAATATCATAAAACTTAATATAACTAAAAAAGCTCTCGCTGAGAAAATAGGAGTTAGCCGTACCTCTATTTCACGAGAGCTTGCAAAAATGAAAGCTGAAGCTTTAATTGACTACTCTAAAAATCAAATTAAACTTCTTTATCTAGATTCTAAATAG
- a CDS encoding permease — protein MDIFTLSFWAISIILFVISITKDKKKTIIAMKKSKSMMKNMIGEILGIIFLIGLVLTFIPPETIKAFLGSSKSPIVTIISALAGSVTLIPAFVAFPLVGSLVDAGASIVPAVAFLTTLTMVGVVTFPLEKKKFGFKFALLRNALSFVFAIAIALVMGVIL, from the coding sequence ATGGATATATTTACACTTAGTTTTTGGGCAATATCAATTATATTATTTGTAATATCTATTACTAAAGACAAGAAAAAAACTATTATAGCAATGAAAAAGTCTAAAAGTATGATGAAAAATATGATAGGAGAGATATTAGGCATTATCTTTTTAATTGGATTGGTACTGACATTTATTCCACCTGAGACAATAAAAGCTTTTCTTGGGTCATCAAAATCTCCAATTGTAACAATTATATCTGCACTAGCAGGAAGCGTTACTCTTATTCCTGCATTTGTAGCTTTTCCACTGGTGGGGTCATTAGTAGATGCAGGGGCTAGCATAGTGCCAGCTGTAGCATTTTTGACGACCTTAACAATGGTAGGAGTAGTTACTTTCCCACTTGAGAAGAAAAAGTTTGGCTTTAAATTTGCATTGCTGAGGAATGCTCTTAGCTTTGTATTTGCGATAGCTATAGCTTTAGTGATGGGGGTAATATTATGA
- a CDS encoding permease, with protein MKINKFMRKNKTLMFVAFIYIVLFILNPEKATKAISNSTYYLVEMIMIMPVVYLLTVVLDALIPKEAIIKGFGSDSGLKGNMLALFLGSISAGPIYAAFPISKMLLDKGASLGNVVIVLSSWAVVKLPMLANEAKFLGVKFMTIRWVFTVIAIFIMGYIFNRYLSTEDIPSE; from the coding sequence ATGAAGATAAATAAATTTATGAGAAAAAACAAGACTCTAATGTTTGTAGCCTTCATCTATATAGTGTTATTTATTTTAAATCCAGAAAAAGCAACAAAAGCTATTAGTAACAGCACATATTATTTAGTAGAAATGATTATGATTATGCCAGTGGTATATCTTCTTACTGTAGTATTGGATGCACTTATACCAAAGGAAGCTATAATAAAAGGATTTGGCTCTGACTCAGGATTGAAAGGAAATATGTTAGCTCTGTTTTTAGGAAGTATTTCAGCAGGCCCGATATATGCAGCTTTTCCGATTTCTAAAATGCTACTAGATAAAGGTGCTAGTTTAGGAAATGTAGTTATTGTTCTTAGCTCTTGGGCAGTAGTAAAACTACCAATGCTTGCAAATGAAGCTAAATTTTTAGGAGTAAAATTCATGACTATAAGGTGGGTTTTCACTGTTATTGCAATCTTTATTATGGGGTATATATTTAATAGATATTTAAGCACTGAGGATATTCCTAGTGAGTAA
- a CDS encoding cupin domain-containing protein, with the protein MVEQVFKFSTGNEKAVEKLIMDENVHYIHMVFNKEEGLPEHYSNSNVYMSVIRGKLSIDLDDQGVHEYDAGNLLKIPKGIKMNVKNLNEDTLELIVVKSPAPSNM; encoded by the coding sequence ATGGTAGAACAAGTATTTAAATTCTCAACTGGAAATGAAAAGGCTGTAGAAAAATTAATTATGGATGAAAACGTACATTATATTCACATGGTATTTAATAAGGAAGAAGGTCTTCCTGAACATTATTCAAATTCAAATGTATATATGTCAGTAATAAGAGGGAAATTATCGATAGATTTAGATGACCAAGGAGTTCATGAATATGATGCTGGAAATTTATTAAAAATTCCTAAAGGAATAAAAATGAACGTAAAAAATCTTAATGAAGATACTTTAGAGCTGATAGTTGTAAAATCGCCTGCACCAAGCAATATGTAA
- a CDS encoding HD domain-containing protein has product MKPVKLLKAVSKKYAKESADSAFELSHRKHVTAYSKKLAKSRHLDSNLALLIAYGHDLGRTKEGFIGKGHALAGSNFCSSLLKSETTLSNKKIKKVAKAISLHSKKKIIDDSYCELIKDADSLAHYKEGLISQDDWAELYRVYASKINSIDIKVSPIDNWHEVWKNKLESLLEDIDSQDIYSPSWVHKKRIAIRQLKIINNYFIKLDKRNKEFLKSLNGLLNTYFRSLENPRKYFVLTEFVKSLNLDLEELQLLLEGDLAESTQEIEIILKDNDVYNKLAHLIEISTEKLYLPSDKIIKKYKLDAIWTKEYKNFIDIIANSENESNYDFHDARIIGKKFKYLYDLNLIDFSSKHLYKFIADFHKASGDLHDIDDLYNYLNNYLDSELNIDELFLSMNHEEEALYEKCSRVIFFYKLLKRN; this is encoded by the coding sequence ATGAAACCAGTAAAGCTATTAAAAGCAGTTTCTAAAAAATATGCTAAAGAGTCAGCAGATTCTGCATTTGAACTTTCTCATAGAAAGCACGTAACAGCTTATTCTAAAAAATTGGCTAAAAGTCGTCATTTAGATTCCAATCTAGCGCTGTTAATCGCCTATGGTCATGATCTTGGCAGAACCAAGGAAGGCTTTATAGGTAAAGGTCATGCTCTAGCTGGCTCTAATTTTTGCTCTAGTCTACTTAAAAGTGAAACAACTCTAAGCAATAAGAAAATTAAAAAAGTAGCTAAAGCAATATCTCTTCATTCAAAAAAGAAAATAATCGACGACAGCTACTGCGAGCTTATTAAAGATGCTGATTCTCTTGCTCACTATAAAGAAGGTTTAATTTCTCAAGATGATTGGGCAGAGCTTTATAGAGTTTATGCCTCAAAAATAAACTCTATAGATATAAAAGTTTCTCCTATTGATAATTGGCATGAAGTTTGGAAAAATAAACTTGAATCCTTATTAGAGGATATTGATTCCCAAGATATCTATTCGCCTTCATGGGTTCACAAAAAAAGAATAGCAATAAGGCAGCTTAAAATCATAAATAACTATTTTATAAAATTAGATAAAAGAAATAAAGAGTTTTTAAAATCCCTGAATGGCTTACTAAACACATATTTTCGTAGTCTTGAGAATCCAAGAAAATACTTTGTTCTAACCGAGTTTGTTAAGAGCTTAAATTTAGATTTAGAAGAGCTACAATTACTGCTAGAAGGTGACCTTGCTGAGTCCACTCAGGAAATAGAAATAATACTAAAGGATAATGATGTATATAACAAGCTAGCTCATCTAATTGAAATCTCAACAGAAAAGCTATATTTACCTTCTGATAAAATCATAAAGAAATATAAGCTAGATGCTATATGGACTAAGGAATATAAAAATTTCATAGATATTATTGCAAATTCAGAAAATGAATCTAACTATGATTTTCACGATGCTCGGATAATTGGAAAAAAATTTAAGTATCTATATGATTTGAATTTGATAGATTTTTCTTCAAAGCATCTTTACAAATTTATTGCTGATTTTCACAAAGCTAGCGGAGACCTTCATGACATAGATGATTTATATAATTATCTTAATAATTATTTAGATAGTGAGCTGAATATAGACGAGCTTTTCCTATCTATGAATCATGAAGAAGAGGCTTTATATGAGAAATGCTCTAGAGTAATATTTTTTTATAAGCTTCTTAAGAGAAATTAG
- a CDS encoding IS607 family transposase, with translation MSQYYSINEFSKILGVSAQTLRNWDNSGKLHPHHTSSNGYRYYSHEQLNQVMNIKLNLDRKVIGYCRVSSNKQRVDLERQIQNMKTYLTAQGRPFEIISDIGSGINYKKKGLKELLKLITQNKVDKVVVLYEDRLLRFGYELVEYLASLYNCEIEIIDNTEKSEQQELVEDLVQIITVFSCKLQGKRANKAKKLIRELINGESEVNENDKRNKSNVST, from the coding sequence ATGAGTCAATATTATTCTATAAATGAGTTTTCAAAAATACTAGGAGTATCAGCACAAACATTAAGAAATTGGGATAATAGTGGAAAATTACATCCACATCATACTTCTTCAAATGGTTACAGATATTATTCACATGAACAATTAAATCAAGTTATGAATATTAAACTTAACTTGGATAGAAAAGTTATTGGATATTGCAGAGTTTCAAGCAATAAGCAAAGGGTTGATTTAGAAAGACAAATTCAAAATATGAAAACTTATTTAACTGCACAAGGGAGACCATTTGAAATAATATCAGATATAGGAAGTGGAATTAATTACAAAAAGAAAGGATTAAAAGAGCTTTTAAAATTAATAACACAAAACAAAGTTGATAAAGTAGTTGTATTGTATGAAGATAGATTATTAAGATTTGGCTATGAATTAGTTGAGTACCTTGCAAGTTTATATAATTGTGAGATAGAAATAATTGACAATACTGAAAAATCAGAACAACAAGAACTTGTGGAAGATTTAGTACAAATAATAACAGTTTTTAGTTGTAAGTTACAAGGCAAAAGAGCAAATAAAGCTAAAAAATTAATAAGAGAATTAATCAATGGTGAAAGCGAGGTGAATGAAAATGATAAAAGGAATAAAAGTAATGTTAGTACCTAA
- a CDS encoding RNA-guided endonuclease InsQ/TnpB family protein: MIKGIKVMLVPNNKQRTTLFQYAGAKRFAYNWALARQQENYKNGGKFISDNDLRKEFTQLKKLEEYQWLNSVSNNVTKQAIKDCCMAFKRFFKDQAKYPKFKSRKHDEPKFYQDNIKIQFTGTHVKFEGFTDSKKKNKQQINWVRLAEHERIPHDKNIKYINPRVSFDGLNWFVSVGVECEDSLETPVNQGLGVDLGIKDLAICSDDNTYKTINKTKKVKQLKKRLKRQQRQVSRKYDNLKLDKVYKKGERPKKTKNIIKLERKINKTHKRLNGIRHNYLHQTTSEIINRKPMFVVLEDLNVSGMLKNKHLSKAIQEQCFYEFYRQMQYKCLWNNIEFIEADRFYASSKTCSECGAKNKKLQLSDREWACSECGVVHDRDKNAAINLMKYGQSIVTAL; this comes from the coding sequence ATGATAAAAGGAATAAAAGTAATGTTAGTACCTAATAACAAGCAAAGAACTACATTGTTTCAATATGCAGGTGCTAAAAGATTTGCCTACAATTGGGCATTAGCTAGACAACAAGAAAATTATAAGAATGGTGGTAAGTTCATTTCTGATAACGATTTAAGAAAAGAATTTACACAATTAAAGAAATTGGAAGAATATCAATGGTTAAATAGTGTAAGCAATAATGTAACTAAACAAGCTATCAAGGATTGTTGTATGGCATTTAAAAGATTTTTCAAAGATCAAGCTAAATACCCAAAATTTAAAAGTAGAAAACATGACGAACCTAAATTTTATCAAGATAACATTAAAATTCAATTTACAGGAACTCATGTTAAATTTGAAGGTTTCACAGATAGTAAAAAGAAAAACAAACAACAAATAAACTGGGTCAGATTAGCTGAACATGAGAGGATACCACATGATAAGAATATTAAATATATCAATCCTAGAGTAAGTTTTGATGGTTTAAATTGGTTCGTATCTGTTGGTGTAGAATGTGAAGATAGTTTAGAAACTCCTGTCAATCAAGGCTTGGGAGTGGACTTAGGCATTAAAGATTTGGCTATTTGTTCAGATGATAATACTTATAAAACCATTAATAAAACTAAAAAAGTAAAACAATTAAAGAAAAGATTAAAAAGACAACAAAGACAAGTAAGCAGGAAATATGATAATCTTAAACTAGATAAGGTATACAAAAAAGGTGAAAGACCTAAGAAAACTAAAAATATAATTAAACTTGAAAGAAAAATTAATAAAACTCATAAAAGATTAAATGGCATAAGACATAATTATTTACATCAAACAACTTCTGAGATAATAAACAGAAAACCAATGTTTGTAGTTTTAGAAGATTTAAATGTTAGTGGTATGCTTAAAAATAAACATCTATCTAAAGCAATTCAAGAACAATGTTTCTATGAATTTTATAGACAAATGCAATACAAATGTTTATGGAATAATATAGAATTTATTGAAGCAGATAGATTTTATGCTAGTAGTAAAACTTGTTCAGAATGTGGTGCAAAGAATAAGAAACTTCAACTATCAGATAGAGAATGGGCATGTAGTGAATGTGGAGTAGTGCATGACAGAGATAAAAACGCTGCAATAAATTTAATGAAATATGGTCAATCAATAGTAACAGCACTTTAA
- a CDS encoding class I SAM-dependent DNA methyltransferase, with amino-acid sequence MDQYTHLPMIYDRLMQDVDYNSWTKYLVDIIGIHNTSVNNILELGCGSGNITKHLLDMGYEVVGIDISEQMLELAHEKLKDYEDKVILMEQDIRELDFEIYEIDCILAVNDTFNYILEDDEVKDIFNFIYSHLKETGCFIFDISSPYKLKTTLGNNTYGESMEDLVYLWENYFDDEHKELTMDVNFFIKNEDKDTYRRFEETHIQKAHDPLKLTRFLEDIGFKNINVYSDFDISPGYNNECQRVFISCNK; translated from the coding sequence ATGGATCAATATACTCATTTGCCTATGATTTACGATAGATTAATGCAAGATGTGGATTATAATAGTTGGACTAAATATTTGGTTGATATAATTGGCATCCATAATACTTCTGTTAATAATATACTTGAACTTGGATGTGGAAGTGGAAATATTACTAAACATCTTTTAGATATGGGATATGAAGTTGTGGGTATAGATATTTCAGAGCAAATGCTTGAGCTAGCCCATGAAAAGCTTAAAGATTATGAAGATAAGGTTATATTAATGGAGCAGGATATAAGAGAGCTTGATTTTGAAATATATGAAATTGATTGTATTCTAGCTGTCAATGACACCTTTAACTACATCCTAGAGGATGATGAAGTAAAAGATATATTTAATTTTATCTATTCTCACCTCAAAGAGACTGGATGCTTTATTTTTGATATCAGCAGTCCATATAAGCTTAAGACTACTCTAGGCAACAATACTTACGGAGAATCCATGGAGGATTTAGTATACCTATGGGAGAACTACTTTGATGATGAACATAAAGAGCTGACAATGGATGTGAACTTCTTTATAAAAAATGAAGATAAAGACACCTATAGGAGATTCGAGGAAACACATATTCAAAAAGCCCACGATCCCCTTAAGCTAACTAGATTTTTAGAGGATATTGGATTTAAGAATATAAATGTATACAGTGACTTTGATATATCTCCGGGATATAATAATGAGTGCCAGAGAGTATTTATATCTTGTAATAAATAA